A single window of Candidatus Sulfotelmatobacter sp. DNA harbors:
- a CDS encoding sigma-70 family RNA polymerase sigma factor — MPDSTAHTVTLLLRRCSAGEQGAFDQVIPLVYDELLRLARRHMRRERPEHTLQPTALVHEAYARLVDSDLSLEDRRHFFAVASRAMRRILVDHARSRRSLKRGSGAAREPLSESVASPVPAGDVVDLDEALTRLSALDPRKGRVVELYYFAGLRHEEIAGLTDTSPATVDRDLRFARAWLKSRLQEGQS, encoded by the coding sequence ATGCCGGATTCGACCGCGCATACTGTCACGCTCCTTCTCAGGCGTTGCAGCGCCGGGGAGCAGGGCGCCTTCGACCAGGTGATCCCGCTGGTCTACGACGAGTTGCTCCGTCTTGCCCGCAGGCACATGCGTCGCGAGCGACCGGAGCACACGCTCCAGCCGACCGCCCTGGTGCACGAAGCGTATGCCCGGCTCGTCGACTCGGATCTGTCGCTCGAGGATCGCCGGCACTTCTTCGCGGTCGCCTCGCGCGCGATGCGACGGATCCTGGTGGATCATGCGCGCTCGCGCCGGAGCCTCAAGCGGGGATCGGGAGCGGCGCGCGAGCCCCTGAGCGAGAGCGTGGCGTCGCCGGTCCCGGCCGGCGACGTCGTCGACCTCGACGAGGCGCTCACGCGACTGTCTGCGCTTGACCCGCGCAAGGGCCGCGTCGTGGAGCTCTATTATTTCGCGGGCCTCCGCCATGAGGAGATCGCCGGCCTCACCGACACCTCGCCCGCCACTGTGGATCGCGACCTTCGATTCGCCCGCGCCTGGCTCAAGTCCCGGTTGCAGGAAGGCCAGTCCTGA